A genomic region of Micromonospora sp. NBRC 110009 contains the following coding sequences:
- a CDS encoding YciI family protein → MLLMQFSAAGTDFPSIDTWTPEEIQAHIGFMREVNAKLTADGEWVQAEGLGGPQQARIVRAGENGAPVVTEGPFAETKEFLAGWWIVDCETPERAVEIAAHISTAPGPGGRPLNMPIEVHPVMSAPSQEM, encoded by the coding sequence ATGCTGCTGATGCAGTTCAGCGCCGCCGGCACCGACTTCCCGTCGATCGACACCTGGACACCCGAGGAGATCCAGGCCCACATCGGTTTCATGCGGGAGGTCAACGCGAAGCTCACCGCCGACGGCGAGTGGGTCCAGGCCGAGGGTCTGGGCGGGCCGCAGCAGGCGCGGATCGTCCGGGCCGGCGAGAACGGCGCCCCGGTGGTCACCGAGGGGCCGTTCGCGGAGACCAAGGAGTTCCTCGCCGGCTGGTGGATCGTGGACTGCGAGACGCCGGAGCGGGCGGTGGAGATCGCTGCGCACATCTCCACCGCGCCCGGCCCGGGCGGGCGACCGCTGAACATGCCGATCGAGGTGCACCCGGTCATGTCGGCCCCGTCGCAGGAGATGTGA
- a CDS encoding alpha-galactosidase encodes MIVHLRRARTSLVLDARGSGLPRVVHWGTDLGPLAADELAALVDATLPPVVPSSFDAPTVLSLLPEASAGWSGRPGLAGHRDGRDWSTAFRLDTLDVDDPRGDGGDAVRVSAAERDHGGAARVTVRATDSAAGLSLTVELTLDPGGLLMLRHRLRNDGDRPYEVRELTPVLPVPAVATELLDLTGRWCRERAPQRHPWPMGAWVREGRHGRTGHDATLLLVAGTAGFGFGHGEVWAVHTAWSGDHVTVAERRPTGESTLGGGELLTPGEIVLAPGAEYATPLLYAAHSTEGLDGLSDALHTHLRARPQHPRTPRPVTLNVWEAVYFDHDLDRLKGLADRAAEVGVERFVLDDGWFRGRRHDRAGLGDWWVDDDVWPAGLQPLIDHVRKHGMQFGLWVEPEMVNPDSDLFRAHPDWVLQAPGRLPPEWRHQQVLDLAHPDAYAHLLARLDAVLTEHDGIAYLKWDHNRDLAEAGHGGRPGVHAQTVAVYRLLDELRARHPGVEIESCSSGGARVDLEILRRTDRVWASDCNDALERLAIQRWTGLLLPPELIGTHIGPERSHTTHRVHDLGFRATTALFGHHGIEWDISGITATERAELAAWVALHKRLRPLLHGGRVVRVDHPDPAVQAHGVVAHDRSHAVYAVSRLTTSAAQVPGMVRLPGLDPSRRYLVRLPAGVPEPALLQLRPPAWLAADDGVTLRGSVLVSVGLQLPALHPEQALLLEVSAVQ; translated from the coding sequence ATGATCGTCCACCTGCGCCGCGCGCGGACCAGCCTGGTGCTCGACGCGCGCGGCTCCGGGCTGCCCCGGGTCGTGCACTGGGGCACCGACCTCGGCCCGCTGGCCGCCGACGAGCTGGCCGCCCTGGTCGACGCCACCCTCCCGCCCGTGGTGCCGAGCAGCTTCGACGCGCCGACCGTGCTGTCGCTGCTGCCCGAGGCGAGCGCCGGCTGGAGCGGCCGCCCCGGCCTGGCCGGACACCGGGACGGCCGGGACTGGTCGACCGCGTTCCGCCTCGACACCCTCGACGTCGACGACCCGCGTGGCGACGGCGGAGACGCGGTGCGCGTATCCGCGGCGGAGCGGGACCACGGCGGGGCCGCGCGGGTGACCGTGCGGGCCACGGACTCGGCCGCGGGGTTGTCGCTCACCGTCGAGCTCACCCTCGATCCGGGCGGGCTGCTGATGCTGCGGCACCGGCTGCGCAACGACGGCGACCGGCCCTACGAGGTGCGCGAGCTGACCCCGGTGCTGCCGGTCCCGGCGGTCGCCACCGAACTGCTCGACCTGACCGGGCGATGGTGCCGGGAACGCGCGCCGCAGCGGCACCCGTGGCCGATGGGCGCCTGGGTCCGCGAGGGCCGGCACGGCCGGACCGGGCACGACGCCACCCTGCTGCTGGTGGCCGGCACCGCGGGCTTCGGCTTCGGGCACGGCGAGGTGTGGGCGGTGCACACCGCGTGGAGCGGCGACCACGTCACGGTGGCCGAGCGCCGACCCACCGGCGAGTCCACGCTCGGCGGCGGCGAACTGCTCACCCCCGGCGAGATCGTGCTCGCCCCCGGCGCGGAGTACGCCACTCCCCTGCTCTACGCGGCGCACTCCACCGAGGGGCTGGACGGGCTCAGCGACGCCCTGCACACCCACCTGCGGGCCCGACCGCAACACCCGCGCACCCCCCGACCGGTGACCCTGAACGTCTGGGAGGCGGTCTACTTCGACCACGACCTCGACCGGCTCAAGGGCCTCGCCGACCGGGCCGCCGAGGTGGGCGTGGAACGCTTCGTCCTCGACGACGGCTGGTTCCGGGGCCGCCGGCACGACCGGGCCGGCCTCGGCGACTGGTGGGTCGACGACGACGTCTGGCCCGCCGGGCTGCAACCGCTCATCGACCACGTCCGCAAGCACGGGATGCAGTTCGGGCTCTGGGTCGAACCGGAGATGGTCAACCCCGACTCGGACCTGTTCCGGGCCCACCCGGACTGGGTGCTCCAGGCCCCCGGCCGGCTGCCCCCGGAGTGGCGCCACCAACAGGTGCTCGACCTGGCCCACCCGGACGCGTACGCCCACCTGCTGGCCCGGCTGGACGCGGTGCTCACCGAGCACGACGGGATCGCGTACCTGAAGTGGGACCACAACCGGGACCTCGCCGAGGCCGGGCACGGCGGCCGCCCCGGGGTGCACGCGCAGACGGTGGCGGTCTACCGGCTCCTCGACGAGCTGCGCGCCCGGCACCCCGGAGTGGAGATCGAGAGCTGCTCGTCCGGCGGCGCGCGGGTCGACCTGGAGATCCTGCGCCGCACCGACCGGGTCTGGGCCAGCGACTGCAACGACGCCCTGGAACGGCTGGCCATCCAGCGCTGGACCGGGCTGCTGCTCCCGCCCGAGCTGATCGGCACCCACATCGGACCGGAGCGCTCGCACACCACCCACCGGGTGCACGACCTGGGCTTCCGGGCGACCACCGCGCTCTTCGGCCACCACGGCATCGAGTGGGACATCAGCGGGATCACCGCGACGGAGCGGGCCGAACTCGCCGCCTGGGTGGCGCTGCACAAGCGGCTCCGCCCGCTGCTGCACGGCGGCCGGGTGGTCCGGGTCGACCACCCGGACCCGGCCGTGCAGGCGCACGGCGTGGTCGCCCACGACCGGTCCCACGCGGTGTACGCGGTCTCCCGGCTGACCACCTCGGCGGCGCAGGTGCCGGGGATGGTGCGCCTGCCCGGCCTGGACCCGTCCCGGCGTTACCTGGTCCGGCTTCCGGCCGGGGTGCCGGAACCGGCGCTGTTGCAACTGCGCCCCCCGGCGTGGCTCGCCGCGGACGACGGGGTGACGCTGCGCGGGTCGGTGCTGGTTTCCGTGGGGCTTCAGCTGCCGGCGCTGCACCCGGAGCAGGCGCTGCTGCTGGAGGTCAGCGCGGTCCAGTGA
- a CDS encoding CU044_5270 family protein, which produces MNANPNQSTPDARADLARLLPPPAERDLSSDRHRLIQEFVMTQIHTARSPAGPAPRRVPRRRLILASALTAVAAATAAVVLIGAAGPGSTGGDRAPTEVGTSGQRILLAAATTAEKMPAASGTYWYLRTESVGPPSESWTGRDGRTWVRGAKTGGAVLELPLPTSFRLGGPDVTFDELQRLPTEPAALKQWIARSVRNSDVRTSAGRPNAALREQMVFDGLLSLVAQLPAPPNVRAAAFQAIAAYPEVRSTGATEGGQGLLIRLGAEPPARLVVDPATARIRRTNFYVTPDGARVSREGDGMFTLTAEWTDRLPA; this is translated from the coding sequence ATGAACGCCAACCCGAACCAGTCCACTCCGGACGCACGGGCCGACCTGGCTCGGCTGTTGCCGCCGCCGGCGGAGCGGGACCTGTCCAGCGACCGCCACCGGTTGATCCAGGAGTTCGTGATGACCCAGATCCACACCGCCCGGTCCCCGGCCGGGCCGGCCCCGCGCCGCGTACCGCGGCGGCGGCTGATCCTGGCCTCGGCGCTGACCGCGGTCGCCGCGGCGACCGCGGCCGTGGTGTTGATCGGCGCCGCCGGGCCCGGCAGCACGGGCGGCGACCGGGCCCCGACCGAAGTCGGCACGTCCGGACAGCGGATCCTGCTCGCCGCCGCCACCACCGCGGAGAAGATGCCCGCCGCGTCCGGCACCTACTGGTACCTGCGGACCGAGTCCGTCGGCCCGCCCTCGGAGAGCTGGACCGGGCGCGACGGCCGCACCTGGGTACGCGGGGCCAAGACCGGCGGCGCGGTGCTGGAGCTTCCCCTGCCGACGTCGTTCCGGCTGGGCGGCCCGGACGTGACCTTCGACGAGCTTCAGCGACTGCCGACCGAGCCGGCCGCGCTGAAGCAGTGGATCGCCCGGTCGGTGCGGAACAGTGACGTGCGCACGAGTGCCGGGAGGCCGAACGCCGCCCTGCGGGAGCAGATGGTCTTCGACGGCCTGCTCTCCCTGGTCGCCCAGCTGCCCGCCCCGCCCAACGTCCGGGCCGCCGCCTTCCAGGCCATCGCCGCCTACCCGGAGGTGCGGAGCACCGGGGCGACCGAGGGTGGGCAGGGCCTGCTGATCCGGCTGGGGGCGGAGCCGCCGGCTCGGTTGGTCGTCGACCCGGCCACCGCGCGGATCCGGAGGACGAACTTCTACGTCACGCCGGACGGCGCCCGGGTTTCGCGGGAGGGGGACGGCATGTTCACCCTCACCGCAGAGTGGACCGACCGGCTGCCCGCCTGA
- a CDS encoding RNA polymerase sigma factor — MSVRGRLRAGDPDTFRELFDEHARSVYNHGFRLTGDWSVAEDVVSLTFLEAWRLRERVDADAEAGSLRPWLLGIATNVARNVRRAARRHAGALARLPRAEVVPDFAEEVATRIRDRERLALVRTALAALRQPEREVLALCVWSGLDYAEAAVALGVPVGTVRSRLSRARTKLYKLFTAGKLMPVGESREPAGGRGQVPVDRTIAVRFAQEHTR, encoded by the coding sequence ATGAGTGTGCGTGGCCGGCTACGGGCCGGGGATCCCGACACGTTCCGGGAGTTGTTCGACGAACATGCCCGTTCGGTCTACAACCACGGCTTCCGGCTGACCGGGGACTGGTCGGTGGCGGAGGACGTGGTGTCGCTGACCTTCCTCGAGGCGTGGCGGTTGCGGGAGCGGGTCGACGCCGACGCGGAGGCCGGGTCGTTGCGTCCCTGGCTGCTCGGGATCGCCACCAACGTCGCCCGCAACGTGCGCCGCGCCGCCCGACGGCACGCCGGGGCACTGGCCCGGCTGCCCAGGGCGGAGGTGGTGCCCGACTTCGCCGAGGAGGTCGCCACCCGCATCCGCGACCGCGAACGGCTCGCCCTGGTGCGTACCGCCCTCGCCGCGCTGCGCCAGCCGGAACGCGAGGTGCTCGCCCTGTGCGTGTGGTCCGGCCTCGACTACGCCGAGGCGGCGGTCGCGCTCGGCGTACCGGTCGGGACGGTGCGGTCCCGGCTGTCCCGGGCGCGGACCAAGCTGTACAAGCTCTTCACCGCCGGAAAGCTCATGCCGGTCGGGGAAAGCCGGGAACCGGCCGGCGGCCGTGGACAGGTACCAGTCGACCGCACGATCGCGGTCCGGTTCGCTCAGGAGCACACCCGATGA
- a CDS encoding alpha/beta fold hydrolase yields the protein MTLRPTRRAAPGPRPSPPGRFGLAELRLALAAPRPAAGLTSEFRLVGGLRTHTRRGGDPNGDTPAVVLVHGLAVSHRYLTPLAVALAATHPVYVPDLPGFGLTEHPGVAYDAPRHAAHLAAWLRAYRLGPVCLVGHSFGAEVAAALAARHPELVRALVLAGPTSDPAARSRRGQVGRWLVDALREARLQAPILLRDVWDARPRRVVATLSLSVRNAIEADLVRVTVPTLVLTGARDPVVPAGWREEAARLVPGGRAVAVPAAAHNVATTAPGPVADAIRGLVAPVLQR from the coding sequence GTGACACTGCGGCCGACGAGACGGGCCGCGCCGGGCCCCCGCCCGTCGCCACCGGGCCGCTTCGGGCTGGCGGAGCTCCGCCTGGCCCTGGCGGCGCCCCGGCCGGCCGCCGGACTGACCAGCGAGTTCCGGCTCGTCGGCGGGCTGCGCACGCACACCCGCCGCGGCGGCGACCCGAACGGCGACACCCCGGCCGTGGTGCTGGTGCACGGGCTCGCCGTCTCGCACCGCTACCTCACCCCGCTCGCCGTCGCCCTCGCCGCCACCCACCCGGTGTACGTGCCGGACCTGCCCGGCTTCGGGCTGACCGAGCACCCCGGCGTGGCGTACGACGCGCCCCGGCACGCTGCGCATCTGGCCGCCTGGCTGCGGGCGTACCGGCTGGGGCCGGTCTGCCTGGTCGGGCACTCGTTCGGCGCGGAGGTGGCCGCCGCGCTCGCCGCCCGCCACCCCGAGCTGGTCCGGGCCCTGGTGCTGGCCGGCCCCACCAGCGACCCGGCCGCCCGCAGCCGTCGGGGCCAGGTCGGGCGATGGCTGGTGGACGCGCTGCGGGAGGCCCGGCTCCAGGCGCCGATCCTGCTGCGGGACGTGTGGGACGCCCGCCCGCGGCGGGTCGTTGCCACCCTGTCCCTCTCGGTGCGCAACGCCATCGAGGCGGACCTGGTCCGGGTCACCGTGCCGACGCTCGTGCTCACCGGCGCCCGGGACCCGGTCGTCCCCGCCGGCTGGCGGGAGGAGGCGGCCCGGCTGGTCCCGGGCGGCCGGGCGGTGGCCGTGCCGGCCGCCGCGCACAACGTCGCCACCACCGCGCCCGGGCCGGTCGCCGACGCGATCCGCGGCCTGGTGGCGCCCGTCCTGCAAAGGTGA
- a CDS encoding RNA polymerase sigma factor: MAPQVLGVLARRFGDFATAEDAVQEALLDAATQWPVDGLPDNPRGWLVQVAYRRMIELVRAEAARRDREHRAARREGDDRRAAPAADEASAAGRDDTLVLLFLCCHPTLSTASAIALTLRAVGGLSTAEIAHAFLVPEATMAQRISRAKQRIRASGLPFRMPDEADRQGRLATVLHVLYLIFTEGHTASLGADLRRVDLSEEAIRLTRAMHALLPDDSEVAGLLALMLLTEARAAARTGPSGELISLADQDRGRWDGAAIAEGTALITRAMARGPVGPYQLQAAIAALHDEAPTAARTDWPQILALYQVLERMAANPVVALNRAVATAMVHGPSAGLDALAALAADPRLTDHHRLDAARAHLYEMAGDRESAVAHYRAAAGRTTSLPEQRYLQMRAARLATTDRPTAG, encoded by the coding sequence TTGGCGCCGCAGGTCCTCGGCGTGCTCGCCCGCCGGTTCGGTGACTTCGCCACCGCCGAGGACGCGGTGCAGGAGGCGCTGCTGGACGCGGCCACCCAGTGGCCGGTCGACGGGCTGCCGGACAACCCGCGCGGCTGGCTCGTGCAGGTCGCGTACCGCCGGATGATCGAGCTGGTCCGGGCGGAGGCGGCCCGCCGCGACCGGGAGCACCGGGCGGCCCGGCGGGAGGGCGACGACCGACGGGCCGCACCGGCCGCCGACGAGGCGTCGGCCGCGGGCCGGGACGACACGCTGGTCCTGCTCTTCCTCTGCTGCCACCCGACGCTCTCCACCGCGTCGGCGATCGCGCTCACGCTGCGCGCGGTGGGCGGCCTCAGCACCGCCGAGATCGCCCATGCCTTCCTCGTCCCCGAGGCGACCATGGCGCAGCGGATCAGCCGGGCCAAGCAACGCATCCGCGCCTCCGGGCTGCCGTTCCGGATGCCCGACGAGGCAGACCGGCAGGGCCGGCTCGCCACGGTGCTGCACGTGCTCTACCTGATCTTCACCGAGGGGCACACCGCGAGCCTCGGTGCCGACCTGCGCCGGGTGGACCTGTCCGAGGAGGCGATCCGGCTGACCCGGGCGATGCACGCGCTGCTGCCGGACGACAGCGAGGTGGCCGGGCTCCTCGCGCTGATGCTGCTCACCGAGGCCCGCGCCGCCGCCCGGACCGGCCCGTCCGGCGAGCTGATCTCCCTGGCCGACCAGGACCGCGGCCGGTGGGACGGCGCCGCGATCGCCGAGGGGACCGCGCTGATCACCCGGGCGATGGCCCGCGGACCGGTCGGGCCCTACCAGCTCCAGGCCGCCATCGCCGCGCTGCACGACGAGGCGCCGACCGCGGCGCGGACCGACTGGCCGCAGATCCTCGCCCTCTACCAGGTGCTGGAGCGAATGGCGGCGAACCCGGTGGTCGCCCTGAACCGGGCGGTGGCGACCGCCATGGTGCACGGCCCGTCCGCCGGGCTGGACGCGCTCGCCGCGCTGGCCGCCGACCCGCGGCTGACCGACCACCACCGGCTCGACGCGGCCCGCGCCCACCTGTACGAGATGGCCGGCGACCGGGAGTCGGCGGTGGCCCACTACCGGGCCGCCGCCGGGCGCACCACCAGCCTGCCCGAGCAGCGGTACCTGCAGATGCGGGCGGCCCGGCTGGCCACCACCGACCGGCCGACCGCCGGATGA
- a CDS encoding TIGR03557 family F420-dependent LLM class oxidoreductase: protein MVHVGYTLMCEQAGPKQLVDYAVRAEAAGFDHLVTSDHYSPWLDSQGHSPYAWSVLGAVAHATSRAELLSFVTCPIGRYHPAVVAQKASTIGVLSDGRFTLGLGAGENLNEHVVGGWPHVQQRHEMFEEALQIIRPLLNGETLTFSGNHFDVPDAYVWDRPDRPVPMAVAASGRQSATLAAEYADALIATDPLPHLVDMYEEAGGAGRPRYGQVAICYGPDEAECRKIVHDQFRWFGLGWKVNADLPDPDAFAAATQFVREDDVAQGIPCGPDVDRHVEAFKKFVDAGFTHVALVQVGGDTQPMFLEWAQEQLLPRLREL, encoded by the coding sequence ATGGTCCACGTGGGCTACACCCTGATGTGCGAACAGGCCGGCCCGAAGCAGTTGGTCGACTACGCCGTCCGCGCCGAGGCCGCCGGCTTCGACCACCTGGTCACATCCGACCACTACAGCCCGTGGCTCGACTCCCAGGGCCACTCGCCCTACGCCTGGTCGGTGCTCGGGGCGGTCGCCCACGCCACCAGCCGGGCCGAGCTGCTGTCCTTCGTGACCTGCCCGATCGGCCGCTACCACCCGGCCGTGGTGGCCCAGAAGGCCAGCACCATCGGCGTGCTCTCCGACGGCCGCTTCACCCTCGGCCTCGGCGCCGGCGAGAACCTCAACGAGCACGTGGTCGGCGGCTGGCCGCACGTGCAGCAGCGGCACGAGATGTTCGAGGAGGCCCTCCAGATCATCCGGCCCCTGCTCAACGGGGAGACGCTGACCTTCTCCGGCAACCACTTCGACGTCCCCGACGCGTACGTCTGGGACCGCCCGGACCGCCCGGTGCCGATGGCGGTCGCCGCGTCCGGCCGGCAGTCGGCCACCCTGGCCGCCGAGTACGCCGACGCCCTCATCGCCACCGACCCGCTGCCCCACCTGGTCGACATGTACGAGGAGGCCGGTGGCGCGGGCCGCCCCCGCTACGGCCAGGTGGCCATCTGCTACGGCCCCGACGAGGCGGAGTGCCGCAAGATCGTGCACGACCAGTTCCGCTGGTTCGGCCTCGGCTGGAAGGTCAACGCCGACCTGCCCGACCCGGACGCGTTCGCCGCGGCCACCCAGTTCGTCCGCGAGGACGACGTGGCCCAGGGCATCCCGTGCGGGCCGGACGTGGACCGGCACGTCGAGGCGTTCAAGAAGTTCGTCGACGCCGGCTTCACCCACGTGGCGCTCGTCCAGGTCGGCGGCGACACCCAGCCGATGTTCCTGGAGTGGGCCCAGGAGCAGCTGCTGCCCCGGCTGCGCGAGCTGTGA
- a CDS encoding endonuclease/exonuclease/phosphatase family protein — protein sequence MLRVMTWNVRTGGRDRDGTDRWERIVAVVAAQRPDVLALQELRGLDRDGRMAELAGRLGMAPHLARACFGQPVAVLVRAPLRVLRSGRVRRPFHHAAARVEVATREGPLTVLGTHLDPYSGGRRRMEAEWLAAAVRRTGGRLALLAGDLNTLEPAVDHSARLAGLSALYRRRHLRRDGRTVDTRAVARLLDAGLVDLWTHLGGSEPDGLTVPTRYGGAEFAGMRLDYLLATPELAALTREVRVLRGGDADTASDHYPVVADLALTPG from the coding sequence ATGCTGCGGGTGATGACCTGGAACGTCCGGACCGGCGGACGGGACCGGGACGGGACCGACCGGTGGGAGCGGATCGTGGCGGTGGTCGCCGCGCAGCGTCCCGACGTGCTGGCCCTGCAGGAGCTGCGCGGCCTGGACCGGGACGGGCGGATGGCGGAGCTGGCGGGCCGGCTGGGCATGGCGCCCCACCTGGCCCGCGCCTGCTTCGGCCAGCCGGTGGCGGTGCTGGTCCGGGCGCCGCTGCGGGTGCTCCGGTCCGGCCGGGTGCGCCGCCCGTTCCACCACGCCGCCGCCCGGGTCGAGGTGGCCACCCGGGAGGGCCCGCTGACCGTGCTCGGCACGCACCTGGACCCGTACTCCGGTGGGCGGCGGCGGATGGAGGCCGAGTGGCTGGCGGCGGCCGTTCGGCGCACCGGGGGACGGTTGGCGCTGCTCGCCGGGGACCTGAACACCCTGGAGCCGGCGGTCGACCACAGCGCGCGGCTGGCCGGCCTGTCCGCCCTGTACCGGCGGCGGCACCTGCGCCGCGACGGTCGTACCGTCGACACCCGGGCGGTGGCCCGGCTGCTCGACGCCGGCCTGGTCGACCTCTGGACCCACCTGGGCGGGAGCGAGCCGGACGGGCTGACCGTGCCGACCCGGTACGGCGGCGCGGAGTTCGCCGGGATGCGCCTGGACTACCTGCTCGCCACCCCGGAGCTGGCCGCGCTGACCCGGGAGGTCCGGGTACTGCGCGGCGGCGACGCCGACACCGCCTCCGACCACTACCCGGTGGTGGCCGACCTGGCGTTGACCCCCGGCTGA